The following DNA comes from Granulicella sibirica.
TGAGGGCAAGCTGCTCCAGGTCTCCGCCTTGCCGCTCCGTGATGAAGATCTCGATCAGCCGGCTCATGCGGAGGACCTGCCGCAGAGTACGTCCACGGTGCTCACGCTGGATACACGCACGCTCGGCGTCGGTTCCAGCAGCTGCGGACCGAAGCCCCTACCGCAGTACATGGTGTGGTCCGATCCAACGGAGTTCTCCTATGTGCTGCGGCTGTTGCCCACCGGCGATCATCAGTACAGCGATGCGGCGAGACTGCAGACGCTGGCGCAGTCACAGCCATCTGCAACCAACGCGAGATAGCGTGTGATCGGCCTGTTCTGCGCGGTGTCGCTTCACTCACGTCGGTGACACCGCGCAGTTGCCATCGCTACGGCCTTGTCTGGCAGATCTGCTGACCACTCGCGGGCTCGGCGCATGCAGGCCATTCGTTGCCGCTATCGCCCTTCTGGAGCAATGCGGATGAGCCGACCGTTAGCACTGTCCTTAATTGCCCACAGAGCACCGTCAGGCCCTTCCTGCACGTCCCGCATACGCTGGTGTTGTTCCAGCAGAAGGCGCTCTTCTCCCACAACCTTTGTGCCGTCAAGAACAAGCCTGCTGATGTGCTCGCCTGCCAGTGCTGCAACGAATAGATTGTTGGTCCATTCCGAGACTATCTTGCCGTCGTAGAACGTCATGCCACTTGGCGCAATGGTTGGGTCCCAATAGTAGACAGGCTGTTCCATGCCGTCTGCAGAGGTCAGGCCGTTGGCAGCTTCATGGTTCGCGTGGAGGTAATTGGCGCGGTCTTCGCTTTGCAGATGCCCGTCAATCCGCGTTTTGTCATAGTTCGTTCCATAGGCAATCACAGGCCAGCCATAGTTGCTGCCGGCGCGAATGAGGTTGATTTCATCGCCTCCATCAGGACCATGCTCGCTCTCCCACAGGTCACCGGTTGCAGGGTTGATCGTCAGCCCTTGTGGATTGCGATGACCATAAGACCAGACTGCGGCGATGGGGTGATTTTCGGCCTGCTGGTCCCGATCGGATGGATTTCCTGGTTTTGCTTTGCCCTCTAGCGTCACGCGCAGGATCTTACCCATGTACGAAAACAACGATTGGGCATCGCATCGGGTGGGGCAAAAGAAATGCTCACCCAGCGAGATGTAGAGAAAGCCGCCTCTGCCGAACATTAGCCGGCAACCGTAGTGCGAGGTCTGCAGAAGGGACGGGGTAACGCGCAAAATTGTCGTGACGTGCTCCACATGCTCATCGTCAGGGGTAAGCGTCGGCGCTGCGATGACGACGCCGTTGTCCCTCACCTGTCCGGTGTTCACATTTCCTTGGACCGGGCTGTTATAGGGATCACTCCTCGGCTCCACGTACGAAAATAGATGGTCCGATTCTCCGGAAAGTGCGGATCCAGCGCCACATCCGGCAGTCCGGCATCTCCGCCGTGGTGCACCGGCGGCAAACCTACGACGCTCTTTTCAACCGTTCCGTCTTGCTGTCCACCACACGCATGGTGCCGACCTTCTCCTTCACCAGGATCTTTCCGTCGGGTAGAAACGCGATTCCCCACGGCTGGTTCAATCCTGTCGTCATCACCTTCGCCGCGTAGTGCGCCCTTGTGACCACTGCGGGCGCCCGCGTCTGTCCTGCAAAGGCGGGCACCTGTCCCCTGCCGATGGGCGGCCGCGTCTCCAGCGGCTGTCCCGAGACGGGCGGCACCTCAGGCGGACGGTTCCGGGCACCTTGACACCGGCACCATTCGTATACTGGCCCGAAGCCCGACTGCACGGAACACTCGCCAGGAGTGCGACCGTCATCAGTATCGATCCTCGTCTCGGGTGTTTCTAAGTGACATCCTGCGGGAACCCTCCACTTTCATTGGCTGTTAGATGTCCACCTGAACTAGGTGCGTTTGCGACTGAAAGCGTCACAACGTCTACGAGCGGACGATTGGGGTCGGTTGGAGGACGTGGAAGGCGCCAGAGGCACGTCTGCGGATGCCACTTAGTTCTGGCACAGAGAGGGGATGCAACGAAGTTTTCTTCAGGCCCGCGACTGTGTGGATTGACGGTCTCAAACTGCTGCGATGCTGACAGTGTGTCGGCCAAACGGTAAACGTCAACTCTGCACGGCTGCACAACACCGGTTAGACTGACACTTCTTCATGGAAAGGCAAACGCATGCGTTCTAAGACTTTTTTGGCAAAGGACCCATTCTGGACGCGCCGGCAGTTCGTTCAGATGGGAGGGTTAGCCGTAACCGCGGGTGTGGCCACGTCGTGGCCGGCACTTTCGTTTGCATCGTCACTGCCATCGCATCCTGCCGGGACCTATAGCAACCCGGTGATCGCGGGTGACCATCCCGATGCGGGTGCTATCCGCGTCGGCAATGACTACTACCTGGTCCATACCACTGACCACTTCTCGCCGGGCCTGCTCATCTGGCACTCACGCGATCTGGTGCACTGGAAGGCTGCGGGAGCGGCGCTCGATGCCTACTATGGAGCCGTCTGGGCGCCCTTCCTGTGCGAATACAAAGGGTTGTTTTACATCTACTATCCCTGCGACGGCAAAATCTTCGTCGTCCAGGCACCGCATCCGTTGGGACCATGGAGCAAGCCAGTCTCCCTCGGTATCGGCGGGATCGATCCCACACACGGTGCCACTCCGGAAGGCCGCCGTGTCCTCTATCTGGCGGGCGGAGGGATGGCAGAGCTTTCAGACGATGGACTCTCCGTTAAGGCGCCGCCGCGCAAGGTACTATCTGCGTGGACCATCCCAGAAAATTGGCAGGTAGAATGCGAGTGCCTGGAGGCACCCAAGCTGCTGTTCCATAGCGGCTACTATCACCTGACCGTGGCAGAAGGCGGAACGTCAGGACCGCCTACGAGCCACATGGTGCTCTCGGCCCGCAGCCGCAACATTGACGGGCCCTGGGAGTGGTCGCCACACAACCCCATCGTTCACACTGGCAGCAGCGCAGAGACGTGGTGGTCGCAGGGGCACGGCCGCTTGGTGGACGACGCGGACGGTTCTTGGTGGATGACGTATCACTCCTACCGCAACGGCGCCCAGAACCTTGGCCGCCAGGTTCTGCTGCTGCCGATGGAATGGACTGAGGACGATTGGTACAAAGTGCGTGACGACGTCTCAGCCGGGAACCCCATTCCCAAGGCTCACCTGGAACCGGGACCCTCCGCGGACACGGCTGGCGCGTTCTCCGGCACAGCACTGGATCTGCAATGGCAGTTCTGGAAGGGTTACGACCTCAACCGGGTGCGCCTGGCGGACGGCTCGCTCACACTCGCCGCCCACGGCGACAGCATCCAGACCACATCGCCGCTCACGCGCGCCGCCACGCACCCAAGCTACACGGTTGAGGTTGACATCGAGATCACGCCGGGCTGCGAGGCAGGATTGATCCTCTTCTACGACAGCACTCACCTCTGCGGACTGCGCCTCACCTCGGACCCAAACACCCGATCGCCTGGCAAGACCTTCCTCGTGAACGGCGGACGAGCAACCCTGCGGATCGTCAAAACGGACCAGGTCGCAGACTTCTACTATCATCTTCAGGACGGACCCAACGCGGGCAAGTGGACGCACATCCGCGATTCACTGGACGTCACGACTTATCAGCAGAACGCGATTGGAGGCTTTCTTGATTTAAGGCCCGCTTTGTATGCCTGCGGCACTGGATCAGCGACCTTCCGGAACTGGAAATACCAGCCGAAGTAGCGAATCCACGGAGGTCGAACATCGGCGAGGTGAGCTAGGCTGGTTAAAGGTATCGTCAGTGTGTGGAAGATCCTGGACGAGAGGGCCTTCGGCATCTACCTGGTTCATTATGCC
Coding sequences within:
- a CDS encoding PQQ-dependent sugar dehydrogenase, which codes for MNTGQVRDNGVVIAAPTLTPDDEHVEHVTTILRVTPSLLQTSHYGCRLMFGRGGFLYISLGEHFFCPTRCDAQSLFSYMGKILRVTLEGKAKPGNPSDRDQQAENHPIAAVWSYGHRNPQGLTINPATGDLWESEHGPDGGDEINLIRAGSNYGWPVIAYGTNYDKTRIDGHLQSEDRANYLHANHEAANGLTSADGMEQPVYYWDPTIAPSGMTFYDGKIVSEWTNNLFVAALAGEHISRLVLDGTKVVGEERLLLEQHQRMRDVQEGPDGALWAIKDSANGRLIRIAPEGR
- a CDS encoding PQQ-dependent sugar dehydrogenase, which codes for MGNRVSTRRKDPGEGEGRHHACGGQQDGTVEKSVVGLPPVHHGGDAGLPDVALDPHFPENRTIYFRTWSRGVIPITARSKEM
- a CDS encoding PQQ-dependent sugar dehydrogenase; the protein is MPPVSGQPLETRPPIGRGQVPAFAGQTRAPAVVTRAHYAAKVMTTGLNQPWGIAFLPDGKILVKEKVGTMRVVDSKTERLKRAS
- a CDS encoding family 43 glycosylhydrolase; translation: MRSKTFLAKDPFWTRRQFVQMGGLAVTAGVATSWPALSFASSLPSHPAGTYSNPVIAGDHPDAGAIRVGNDYYLVHTTDHFSPGLLIWHSRDLVHWKAAGAALDAYYGAVWAPFLCEYKGLFYIYYPCDGKIFVVQAPHPLGPWSKPVSLGIGGIDPTHGATPEGRRVLYLAGGGMAELSDDGLSVKAPPRKVLSAWTIPENWQVECECLEAPKLLFHSGYYHLTVAEGGTSGPPTSHMVLSARSRNIDGPWEWSPHNPIVHTGSSAETWWSQGHGRLVDDADGSWWMTYHSYRNGAQNLGRQVLLLPMEWTEDDWYKVRDDVSAGNPIPKAHLEPGPSADTAGAFSGTALDLQWQFWKGYDLNRVRLADGSLTLAAHGDSIQTTSPLTRAATHPSYTVEVDIEITPGCEAGLILFYDSTHLCGLRLTSDPNTRSPGKTFLVNGGRATLRIVKTDQVADFYYHLQDGPNAGKWTHIRDSLDVTTYQQNAIGGFLDLRPALYACGTGSATFRNWKYQPK